From Candidatus Deferrimicrobiaceae bacterium, a single genomic window includes:
- the kdsB gene encoding 3-deoxy-manno-octulosonate cytidylyltransferase yields the protein MVIPARYGASRLPGKPLAQIDGRPMIWYVWENARKSRCATRVIVATDDERIAVAVRGFGGEAWMTSPDCASGTDRVAEASRGLSEEILINVQGDEPTMDPSVIDAVAGPLLADPSVRMTTAAIVQEDPEDHVRPSVVKVVVDDRGDALYFSRAPIPHYRDSGSGRYRKHLGIYGYRKDFLLRLSGLPPSSLEEAERLEQLRVLQSGGKIRVVDVEYDSVGVDTPEDLRAVEMRICARKKR from the coding sequence GTGGTCATCCCGGCGAGGTACGGCGCAAGCCGCCTCCCGGGGAAGCCCCTGGCCCAAATAGACGGTCGCCCGATGATATGGTATGTTTGGGAAAACGCACGGAAATCGAGGTGCGCCACGCGCGTGATCGTGGCCACCGACGATGAGCGGATCGCCGTCGCCGTGCGCGGGTTCGGCGGGGAGGCGTGGATGACATCCCCGGACTGCGCCTCGGGGACGGACCGAGTGGCCGAGGCGTCCCGGGGACTTTCCGAGGAGATCCTCATCAACGTGCAGGGCGACGAGCCGACGATGGACCCGTCGGTGATCGACGCCGTTGCCGGGCCCCTTCTTGCGGACCCCTCGGTCCGGATGACGACGGCCGCCATCGTTCAGGAGGACCCGGAGGACCATGTCCGGCCTTCCGTGGTCAAGGTGGTGGTCGATGACAGGGGGGACGCCCTGTATTTTTCCCGCGCGCCCATCCCCCATTACCGGGATTCCGGATCCGGCCGGTACCGGAAGCACCTGGGGATCTACGGATACCGGAAGGACTTCCTGCTCCGCCTTTCCGGTCTTCCCCCGAGTTCCCTGGAGGAGGCGGAGCGCCTGGAGCAGCTCCGTGTCCTGCAAAGCGGCGGGAAGATCCGCGTCGTCGACGTGGAATACGACTCGGTGGGCGTGGACACCCCCGAGGATCTCCGTGCGGTGGAGATGAGGATATGCGCCCGGAAAAAACGGTAA
- a CDS encoding HAD-IIIA family hydrolase, producing the protein MSGGQRRKGAEEKAARVRLFLIDVDGVLTDGGILFDGNGVETKRFHVRDGHGIKMMQRAGIEVGIITGRTSEAVRIRAEELGIARVRQGTFDKVAAWREMLEESGVTPEESAYVGDDIVDIPLMRRAGFAATVADAEEYVRSEADFISSRRGGHGAVREIIEFVLAACGAWDKVTAKYFGAGAEG; encoded by the coding sequence ATGAGCGGTGGGCAGAGAAGGAAGGGCGCCGAGGAAAAGGCGGCCCGGGTGCGCCTGTTCCTGATCGACGTGGACGGGGTGCTCACCGACGGGGGGATCCTCTTCGACGGAAACGGCGTGGAAACGAAGCGGTTCCACGTCCGCGACGGGCACGGGATCAAGATGATGCAGCGGGCGGGGATCGAGGTCGGGATCATCACGGGGAGGACGTCGGAGGCGGTACGCATCCGCGCGGAGGAACTGGGGATCGCCCGGGTCCGGCAGGGGACCTTCGACAAGGTGGCAGCGTGGCGGGAGATGCTCGAAGAGTCGGGCGTCACGCCGGAGGAGAGCGCCTACGTGGGCGACGACATCGTGGACATCCCGCTCATGCGCCGGGCGGGGTTCGCGGCGACGGTGGCCGACGCCGAGGAGTACGTCCGCTCGGAGGCCGACTTCATCTCCTCCCGGAGAGGGGGGCACGGCGCCGTGCGGGAGATCATCGAGTTCGTACTTGCAGCCTGCGGGGCATGGGACAAGGTCACCGCGAAATACTTCGGCGCCGGGGCGGAAGGGTGA
- a CDS encoding KpsF/GutQ family sugar-phosphate isomerase, which translates to MGHDKRDRHAELVQRASRVLSIEAEAIQGLRERLDENFSRAIEILLHAPGKVIVTGVGKSGLIGRKIAATFASTGTPAFFLHPVEGMHGDIGMVRKGDVVIALSNSGETEEIVRILPLFKRLGLSLIALTGNPDSTVSRHADVTLDAAVREEACPLGLAPTASTAAALALGDALAIVLFEEKGFSVEDFALLHPGGVLGHRLQKVGDVMHRGEEIPLVPQETPLKDALFMISSKRLGVTGVVNGSGILVGVITDGDVRRAMARGVDLFTTKAGEIMTPDPKRLASSDLAASALRKMEQFSITSLFVFDDHSPEMLVGIVHIHDLLKAGIG; encoded by the coding sequence ATGGGACATGACAAGCGCGACCGGCATGCGGAGCTCGTCCAGCGTGCCTCCCGCGTGCTTTCGATCGAGGCGGAAGCCATCCAGGGGCTTCGGGAGCGGCTCGACGAAAATTTTTCCCGGGCGATCGAGATCCTCTTGCATGCGCCGGGGAAGGTGATCGTGACGGGGGTGGGGAAGTCCGGCCTGATCGGCCGGAAGATCGCCGCGACGTTCGCCTCCACCGGCACCCCCGCCTTCTTTCTCCATCCGGTCGAGGGGATGCACGGCGACATCGGGATGGTCCGGAAAGGGGATGTCGTCATCGCCCTCTCGAACTCGGGGGAGACCGAGGAGATCGTACGGATCCTGCCCCTCTTCAAACGGCTGGGGCTCTCCCTCATCGCCCTGACGGGGAACCCGGACTCCACCGTGTCCCGGCACGCCGACGTGACGCTTGACGCCGCGGTGCGGGAAGAGGCCTGCCCGCTCGGGCTCGCGCCCACCGCTTCGACGGCCGCCGCACTGGCCCTCGGGGACGCCCTCGCCATCGTTTTATTCGAGGAGAAGGGGTTCTCCGTGGAGGATTTCGCCCTGCTCCACCCCGGCGGGGTGCTGGGGCACAGGCTCCAGAAGGTGGGAGACGTGATGCACCGCGGGGAGGAGATCCCGCTGGTCCCCCAGGAAACCCCGCTCAAGGACGCTCTCTTCATGATCAGCTCGAAGCGGCTCGGCGTCACGGGGGTCGTCAACGGGAGCGGGATCCTCGTCGGAGTGATCACCGACGGCGACGTCCGGCGGGCAATGGCCCGCGGGGTCGACCTGTTCACGACGAAGGCGGGGGAGATCATGACCCCCGATCCCAAACGGCTTGCGTCGTCGGATCTTGCCGCATCCGCCCTGAGGAAGATGGAGCAATTTTCGATCACGAGCCTGTTCGTCTTCGACGACCATTCCCCCGAGATGCTGGTGGGGATCGTCCACATCCACGACCTGTTGAAGGCAGGCATCGGATGA
- the argC gene encoding N-acetyl-gamma-glutamyl-phosphate reductase produces the protein DFRFRSIPLYEAVYGVRHVSPELGERAVYGLPEIYRDALRKTPLAAVPGCFPTAVILALYPLLKEGLIEAKGIVADCKTGVSGGGRGPSLGFHYPEVEAGVRPYGLPRHRHNPEMDQELSLAAGRKVTVTFVPHLLPMVRGILATCYATASGKVGERDVETAYRKHYGKEPFVRLCLPGALPSTKDVYGSNFCDVAFRVDEKSRRVIVVSAIDNLGKGASGAAVQCFNLMMGFAEDEGLRTAPLFP, from the coding sequence GACTTCCGTTTCCGGAGCATCCCGCTGTACGAGGCGGTCTACGGGGTGCGGCACGTGAGCCCGGAGCTCGGCGAACGGGCGGTCTACGGGCTGCCGGAGATCTACCGGGACGCCCTCCGCAAGACTCCGTTGGCGGCGGTCCCCGGGTGCTTCCCCACGGCGGTCATCCTCGCCCTGTACCCGCTTCTCAAGGAAGGGCTGATCGAAGCGAAGGGGATCGTGGCCGACTGCAAGACCGGGGTGTCGGGCGGCGGGAGGGGGCCGTCACTCGGCTTCCACTACCCGGAGGTGGAGGCGGGTGTGCGGCCGTACGGACTCCCCCGGCACAGGCACAACCCGGAGATGGACCAGGAACTTTCGCTGGCCGCCGGCAGGAAAGTGACCGTGACCTTCGTCCCGCATCTCCTCCCGATGGTGCGGGGCATCCTGGCGACGTGCTACGCGACGGCGTCGGGGAAGGTCGGGGAAAGAGACGTGGAGACCGCCTACCGGAAGCATTACGGGAAGGAGCCCTTCGTGCGCCTCTGCCTGCCGGGGGCCCTGCCCTCGACGAAGGACGTGTACGGGAGCAACTTCTGCGACGTCGCCTTCCGGGTCGACGAGAAAAGCCGGCGCGTGATCGTCGTGTCCGCGATCGACAACCTGGGGAAGGGCGCCTCGGGGGCCGCCGTCCAGTGTTTCAACCTCATGATGGGCTTCGCGGAGGACGAGGGCCTCCGGACGGCCCCCCTGTTCCCGTGA
- a CDS encoding CTP synthase codes for MRPEKTVKPKYIFVTGGVVSSLGKGLAAASIGALLEARGLRITMLKLDPYINVDPGTMNPFQHGEVYVTDDGAETDLDLGHYERYVSTRMGKKNNCTTGKIYHSVITKERRGDYLGGTVQVIPHITDEIKRVIYSAAQGYDLAIVEVGGTVGDIESLPFLEAIRQVRTDRGKENVLYVHVTLVPHIRTAGELKTKPTQHSVKELRSIGIQPDVLLCRTERVLPKEIKAKIALFCNVTEDAVITARDVDLIYEVPLVFHQEGLDDKIMELLNIWAGEPRLDPWVNVVEKWKNPLGEVTIAIVGKYVNLRESYKSLNEALTHGGIAHSVRVLHRYVDSEEVERQGAEALLKGADGILVPGGFGSRGVEGKIAAVRYARENRIPYFGICLGMQVAVLEFARNVCGLAQATSRELDPEGECPVIDLMPEQRDIQEKGATMRLGAYPCRLADNSFASRAYGVAKISERHRHRYEFNNEYRETLSAKGLRITGLSPDDRLVEIVEIPGHPWFLGCQFHPEFQSRPLSPHPLFRDFIGAALAYSRQGGS; via the coding sequence ATGCGCCCGGAAAAAACGGTAAAGCCGAAGTACATCTTCGTGACGGGGGGGGTCGTCTCCTCCCTGGGCAAAGGGCTTGCCGCCGCCTCCATCGGGGCCCTCCTGGAAGCGAGGGGGTTGCGGATCACGATGCTCAAGCTCGACCCGTACATCAACGTCGACCCGGGGACGATGAACCCGTTCCAGCACGGGGAGGTCTACGTGACCGACGACGGGGCCGAGACCGACCTCGACCTGGGGCACTACGAGCGGTACGTGTCGACCCGGATGGGCAAGAAGAACAACTGCACCACGGGGAAGATCTACCATTCCGTGATCACGAAGGAGCGGCGCGGGGATTATCTGGGAGGCACGGTTCAGGTCATCCCCCACATCACCGACGAGATCAAGCGGGTCATCTATTCGGCGGCGCAGGGGTACGACCTGGCCATCGTGGAGGTCGGGGGGACGGTGGGCGACATCGAGAGCCTGCCGTTCCTCGAGGCGATCCGCCAGGTGAGGACCGACCGGGGGAAGGAGAACGTCCTCTACGTCCACGTCACGCTCGTCCCCCACATCCGGACGGCGGGGGAGCTCAAAACGAAGCCGACCCAGCACAGCGTGAAGGAGCTCCGCTCGATCGGCATCCAGCCCGACGTCCTTCTGTGCCGGACGGAACGGGTGCTCCCGAAGGAGATCAAGGCGAAGATCGCCCTGTTCTGCAACGTCACCGAGGACGCGGTCATCACGGCCCGGGACGTCGACCTCATCTACGAGGTGCCGCTCGTCTTCCATCAGGAGGGGCTGGACGACAAGATCATGGAGCTGCTGAACATCTGGGCGGGGGAGCCCAGGCTCGACCCCTGGGTCAACGTGGTGGAGAAGTGGAAGAACCCTCTGGGCGAGGTGACCATCGCCATTGTGGGCAAATACGTCAACCTGAGGGAGTCGTACAAGAGCCTGAACGAGGCGCTGACGCACGGCGGGATCGCCCACTCGGTGCGGGTCCTTCACCGCTACGTGGACTCCGAGGAGGTGGAGCGTCAGGGAGCGGAGGCGCTCCTCAAGGGGGCCGACGGCATCCTGGTCCCGGGCGGGTTCGGGTCGCGCGGCGTCGAGGGGAAGATCGCGGCGGTCCGGTACGCCCGGGAGAACCGGATCCCCTATTTCGGGATCTGCCTCGGCATGCAGGTGGCGGTCCTCGAGTTCGCCCGGAACGTCTGCGGCCTCGCGCAGGCGACGAGCCGGGAGCTCGACCCCGAAGGGGAGTGCCCGGTCATCGACCTGATGCCCGAACAGCGTGACATCCAGGAAAAGGGGGCGACGATGCGGCTGGGGGCGTACCCCTGCCGGCTCGCCGACAACTCGTTCGCCTCCCGGGCCTACGGGGTCGCCAAGATCTCGGAGCGGCACCGTCACCGCTACGAGTTCAACAACGAGTACCGGGAGACACTCTCCGCCAAGGGACTGCGGATCACGGGCCTGTCGCCGGACGACCGTCTCGTGGAGATTGTGGAGATCCCCGGCCACCCGTGGTTCCTCGGCTGCCAGTTCCACCCCGAGTTTCAGTCGAGGCCGCTCTCCCCTCACCCGCTTTTCCGGGACTTCATCGGCGCGGCCCTCGCGTATTCCCGCCAGGGGGGGTCGTGA
- the kdsA gene encoding 3-deoxy-8-phosphooctulonate synthase, whose protein sequence is MIRQVAIAGRFRVGGGATPVFIAGPCVLESAELAFGVAEFLASLAARLSIPVIFKGSYDKANRSSVRSFRGPGEREGLRILAEVKSRYGLPVTTDVHEPRQAGSAAKVVDLLQIPAFLCRQTDLLVAAGETGLPVNVKKGQFMAPWDMANVVEKVAVAGNRAVFVTERGTTFGYNNLVVDFRGIPAIREKICPVVFDATHSVQLPGGAGTVSSGDRRFIAPLACAAMAAGADGVFLEIHPDPERALSDGPNSLPLRDVEPLVRSLLAIRAAVNEPGAAGEGSDEMRPGARDLGPSGSATAGKGGKGDGT, encoded by the coding sequence GTGATCCGGCAGGTTGCCATCGCGGGCCGCTTCCGCGTCGGGGGGGGGGCCACCCCGGTCTTCATCGCCGGTCCCTGCGTCCTCGAGTCCGCGGAACTGGCGTTCGGCGTGGCGGAGTTTCTTGCCTCCCTGGCCGCACGGCTTTCAATCCCTGTCATCTTCAAAGGTTCGTACGACAAGGCGAACCGGTCCTCGGTGCGGTCCTTCCGGGGGCCCGGGGAGCGGGAGGGCTTGCGGATTCTCGCCGAAGTGAAGAGCCGGTACGGCCTGCCCGTCACCACCGACGTCCACGAACCCCGGCAGGCGGGGTCGGCCGCGAAGGTAGTGGACCTTCTCCAGATCCCCGCGTTCCTCTGCCGCCAAACCGACCTGCTCGTCGCCGCGGGGGAAACGGGTCTTCCCGTCAACGTCAAGAAGGGGCAGTTCATGGCCCCGTGGGACATGGCGAACGTGGTGGAGAAAGTCGCGGTCGCGGGGAACCGCGCCGTATTCGTCACGGAAAGGGGGACCACCTTCGGCTACAACAACCTCGTCGTCGACTTCCGGGGAATCCCCGCGATCCGGGAGAAGATCTGCCCCGTGGTCTTCGACGCGACGCACAGCGTGCAGCTTCCGGGAGGGGCGGGAACCGTCTCCTCGGGGGATCGGCGGTTCATCGCGCCTCTGGCCTGCGCGGCCATGGCGGCCGGGGCGGACGGCGTGTTTCTGGAGATTCACCCCGATCCCGAGCGGGCCCTGTCCGACGGGCCGAACAGCCTCCCTTTGCGGGACGTCGAGCCGCTGGTCCGGTCGCTGCTTGCGATCCGGGCGGCGGTGAACGAACCGGGAGCCGCAGGGGAGGGGTCGGACGAGATGCGCCCGGGGGCGCGGGACCTCGGCCCGTCGGGAAGCGCGACCGCCGGGAAAGGAGGCAAAGGCGATGGGACATGA
- the lptA gene encoding lipopolysaccharide transport periplasmic protein LptA, whose product MRGQRGRSGTFRRVVAGGAAFLLLLLSLAVRAAAAGEQAGSRPDEPGRQPIEITADRLLADSARESVTFEGNVVAHQADVTLHADRLYAEYSRASRAIEKITAEGNVRVIQGGKEARAARAVFYNLEQRIVLTGGADLAQGENLLKGDTVTIYLRENRSVVTGGEGGRVRAVIHPQGFLETKEKENR is encoded by the coding sequence GTGAGGGGGCAAAGAGGGCGTTCCGGCACGTTCCGGCGGGTTGTTGCGGGAGGGGCGGCGTTTCTTCTCCTCCTCCTGTCCCTCGCGGTGCGCGCGGCGGCCGCAGGGGAGCAGGCGGGATCGCGTCCGGACGAGCCGGGCCGACAACCGATCGAGATCACCGCCGACCGCCTGTTGGCCGACAGCGCACGGGAATCCGTGACCTTCGAGGGGAATGTCGTGGCCCACCAGGCGGACGTGACGCTCCATGCCGACCGTCTCTACGCGGAATATTCCCGGGCGTCGCGCGCCATCGAAAAGATCACGGCGGAGGGAAACGTGCGGGTGATCCAGGGGGGGAAGGAGGCGCGGGCCGCACGCGCCGTCTTCTACAACCTGGAGCAGCGGATCGTCCTCACGGGGGGGGCCGACCTGGCTCAGGGGGAGAACCTCCTCAAGGGCGATACGGTGACCATCTACCTGCGGGAAAACCGGTCCGTGGTGACGGGCGGGGAGGGGGGGCGCGTCCGGGCCGTCATCCACCCGCAAGGCTTCCTGGAAACGAAGGAGAAGGAAAACCGTTGA